Within Saccharomycodes ludwigii strain NBRC 1722 chromosome IV, whole genome shotgun sequence, the genomic segment GCTTGTCTTTAAGGACAGAattgctaaaaaaaaaaatatgaaagtGTTTGTCTTGTTTGAATcgataaaaattatagtaATAGAAAGATCAATATcgcttttttatttttttttttttttttttttttttttaataattcaacATAGATAAACATAccaccttttttttttttttgtttttcttattaCATTTCCCTTTAATtataatactaaaaaattaaattttgactttttttttttttttttttttttttaaaagaaaattattttattataactcttaaaaacaaattttatcACTGAAAAGAAACCAAAAGAAATCACTTTATAGCCTACCCCATGACCTTTTCAACACCACCAcaaaagaatataaaagGTGCCAAAAACTTATCATCACCTTTCactgaaaataatagtactaCCCATAAAATAGAAGAACCCCATCAAATTATTTCGCAGAATAATAGCTTAGGCCCAGATCTCAAATCTAATGAATATTCTGTATCTATATCTTCTTCCTCAGACGAAAGCGATTATGCAACCGCGAATAAAACTATTGGTGGCTATTTAGATGACAGTGAAAATGATGCTAGTGATTTAGATGtgattgataataatggtaatccaattataacaaataaaaaactaacTTTGGAGAATGTCTCATTACCTAGGTTTTCTTCAAACTTGGATGTCTCTAAAACACCGTCTTCAATACCATCCGTGACAagaagtaataataatttattcaaagagatgatccaaaaaaatcaactagaaaatcatcaaaacaataaaatgaCTGATTTTAATACAGCTAAAAATGATAGCGGTAATCTATCTTTTTCAGAATCCAACACagatttcaaaaaaaacaaagagaGCAAATATTGTGATAATCAggacaaagaaaaaaatagtattaatcaacttgaaaatattgaaattttagAGGTCAGTGATGTAAGTTCACTTTCAAACGAACATGAGACAGATAAAAATTAtctggaaaaaaaatatggaaCAACTCAATTGGCTATGAATCAATCTCAATTAAATGAAGATCATGATACAAAAATCAAATCTTTACAAACAGCAGATGATAGAAAAGGCTATTGCAATAATGCTAGAAACATAACCTCCAATGATGATAGACTCAAAGAAACTACTAGCAAAagcaataatataatactTGAACATTTAGATGATTCTGTATCAGCTGATGATGAAAAGAGAACAATCTTAACCcttaaaaaagaaggtgAGAACAATAAAACTCATGTTGAtgaaaaacataaatatGAAAGCGAGTTTCATGgagtaaaaaataatagcaacGTTGAtcttgaaaatgaaaataataaaatcatttttaaagaacctttaaacaatagtaataatgaaattGCAAACAAAATGGACCAAAACACAACTGATAgcgatgatgatgatgatgatgatgattttttttatggtcATTATATTTCAGGCCCTAAtttggaagaagaaaaagattcaagagaaaataaaattctaAAGGGTAAAGATAAACAATCACTTTCGAAAATACTGACACCGGATGTTGCTGAAACagtgaataataaaaatgaaccTAATAGTAACATAActgttaataacaattcaTTGTCTTCAAAGAAACGTAGTTCGAGCAGGATAGCCTTGCGTAACTCAAAATCAGATGTTGCCACGACTGATATTAcattaaacaaatataaagatataACAACAGATAGTGATTCTGATAAcgaattaattttaagaaaaaaaccaaagaaaaacatAGCAAAGCCCAAAAATCCTGAACTGGAGAATGATGAATTATTATACGCTTTGAATTCAATCAAGGAAAACATCAATATTTCAACTTCAAGGGCAGCTATCGATCAAAATATTAGTGAAAAAAACAGAGTATTTCTACTTACCGTGGAGTCTCTATTGCCAGAATTATCCAACGTCAAGTTGTCAGTTAAAGCGCTTGGCGTACAGCCGTTTAAGTTTATTATACcgattattttaaaatccaTGTTTAAATTCTATAATAAGTCGCATTTACTAACGTTGTACAATGAACAGAACGTCTCCTTTTATAAGGACAATGTTAAACTATTGAATTTTATGAATTTAAATTCATTAAATATCCCAGAGGCGTATGAGGGTGAAGTTACGGAACTAAATTTGACACTAGTGTCTAAGGCACACGaaattgattttgaaaatagaattattaatgatatCACCAACTTAAAAAATGCTAGCACTTTATCGAAATCCGCTTCAATGCCTAATAGTGCAAATATAACTGATAAGACAATTGAAGAGTATGAAGAAGCTTTGAAAGATGCCCCTAGCTTAGAAAACAAATTGTTAGAAAATTATGGCATGATGTTAACGGAAAAATCACAAGATTCATTTCCGATCATATTACTGGGCtctgataataaaaagatagaAGCACACGTTAAAGATTTCACCAAGTTAGAATCTATTGCAGCATATTTTAGaagaatgaaaaatttatcacCAAATCTCAAGGTGCAATTTATTTTCGACCATGAAAAAGTGAACATGAAAGGTACAGTAAAGGATATAGGCTTAGAGGAAAACGATTTAATAGAAGTTGTAGCAGATTTAACAAGGATCAATTTAAATCCCAAAAAGGATcaatcaaatatatataaggaAGATAGCGgaaatttaataaagctTGGTTTACTTGGTGacgataataaaaaaatatatattaatgcTAGGCCTTCCAcaactattaaaaagattgctaattattttatagaACAAAAAGGATATGCAACTAACACGAAAGTTaagcttttttttgatcATGATATTATGGCgctaaacaaaaaa encodes:
- the ESC2 gene encoding Esc2p (similar to Saccharomyces cerevisiae YDR363W | ESC2 | Establishment of Silent Chromatin); its protein translation is MTFSTPPQKNIKGAKNLSSPFTENNSTTHKIEEPHQIISQNNSLGPDLKSNEYSVSISSSSDESDYATANKTIGGYLDDSENDASDLDVIDNNGNPIITNKKLTLENVSLPRFSSNLDVSKTPSSIPSVTRSNNNLFKEMIQKNQLENHQNNKMTDFNTAKNDSGNLSFSESNTDFKKNKESKYCDNQDKEKNSINQLENIEILEVSDVSSLSNEHETDKNYLEKKYGTTQLAMNQSQLNEDHDTKIKSLQTADDRKGYCNNARNITSNDDRLKETTSKSNNIILEHLDDSVSADDEKRTILTLKKEGENNKTHVDEKHKYESEFHGVKNNSNVDLENENNKIIFKEPLNNSNNEIANKMDQNTTDSDDDDDDDDFFYGHYISGPNLEEEKDSRENKILKGKDKQSLSKILTPDVAETVNNKNEPNSNITVNNNSLSSKKRSSSRIALRNSKSDVATTDITLNKYKDITTDSDSDNELILRKKPKKNIAKPKNPELENDELLYALNSIKENINISTSRAAIDQNISEKNRVFLLTVESLLPELSNVKLSVKALGVQPFKFIIPIILKSMFKFYNKSHLLTLYNEQNVSFYKDNVKLLNFMNLNSLNIPEAYEGEVTELNLTLVSKAHEIDFENRIINDITNLKNASTLSKSASMPNSANITDKTIEEYEEALKDAPSLENKLLENYGMMLTEKSQDSFPIILLGSDNKKIEAHVKDFTKLESIAAYFRRMKNLSPNLKVQFIFDHEKVNMKGTVKDIGLEENDLIEVVADLTRINLNPKKDQSNIYKEDSGNLIKLGLLGDDNKKIYINARPSTTIKKIANYFIEQKGYATNTKVKLFFDHDIMALNKKVGDFDLENDDLIEIKKV